From a single Diceros bicornis minor isolate mBicDic1 chromosome 30 unlocalized genomic scaffold, mDicBic1.mat.cur SUPER_30_unloc_1, whole genome shotgun sequence genomic region:
- the LOC131402061 gene encoding centromere-associated protein E-like, translating to MHLKEHQEIIDQLRGIVSEKTDEISNMQMDLENSNAKLQEKIQELKTNEHQLFKLKEDVSETQKKMSEIEKLKKQFKTQSLTLDKMEMENSELAQKLHENLEEMKSVMKERDSLRVVEENLKLERDQLKANLQETIVRVSYALSSYPVNMF from the exons ATGCATCTTAAAGAGCACCAGGAAATTATTGATCAACTCAGAGGGATTGTTTCTGAGAAGACAGATGAAATATCAAATATGCAGATGGATTTAGAAAATTCAAATGCTAAATTACAAGAAAAG ATCCAAGAACTTAAGACAAATgaacatcaactttttaagttaaaagaagATGTCAGtgagacacagaaaaaaatgtctgaaatagagaaattgaagaaacaaTTCAAGACCCAAAGTTTAACTCTGgataaaatggaaatggagaactCAGAGCTGGCTCAGAAACTTCAtgaaaaccttgaagaaatgaaatctgtaatgaaagaaagagatagtCTAAGAGTAGTAGAAGAGAATCTCAAACTGGAGAGAGACCAACTCAAGGCAAACCTACAAGAAACCATAGTTAGAGTGAGTTATGCTCTTTCTTCCTATCCAGTGAACATGTTTTAA